Proteins co-encoded in one Paracoccus aestuarii genomic window:
- a CDS encoding 1-acyl-sn-glycerol-3-phosphate acyltransferase, giving the protein MSENLSARAEMQARLDPLIAERAPWLFSGRLHHRAARHAMMALLRYPRTVQLGAEFRDLPSAEIFRRMSEMIVRDLTVEGLEHIPATGPALIVANHPTGIADGIFLNAVISQLRDDLFIYANHDMVRVLPQMIDMIAPVEWRVEKRSHAKTRATMDYTRDAIMAGRIGLIFPSGRLAKRRGLTLTERPWMASAAMIARKFDLPVIPLRIRARNSGLFYLFDRLHPTLRDVTLFNEVLNKSQASYRVTIGAPIPAAELPRSSDEAILALRDHVLSLPAPGPAAGHLGPARSWLRRQLAPTPVRG; this is encoded by the coding sequence ATGTCCGAAAACCTGTCCGCCCGCGCCGAGATGCAGGCGCGCCTGGACCCGCTGATCGCCGAACGGGCGCCCTGGCTGTTCTCCGGTCGCCTGCATCACCGCGCCGCACGCCATGCGATGATGGCGCTGCTGCGCTATCCGCGCACCGTCCAGCTAGGGGCCGAGTTCCGTGACCTGCCCTCGGCCGAGATCTTTCGCCGCATGTCCGAGATGATCGTTCGCGACCTGACCGTCGAGGGGCTGGAGCATATCCCCGCCACGGGCCCCGCCCTGATCGTCGCCAACCACCCGACCGGCATCGCCGACGGCATCTTTCTGAACGCGGTGATCTCGCAGCTGCGCGACGATCTGTTCATCTATGCCAATCACGACATGGTCCGGGTCCTGCCGCAGATGATCGACATGATCGCCCCCGTCGAATGGCGGGTCGAAAAGCGCAGCCATGCCAAGACCCGCGCGACGATGGACTACACCCGCGACGCCATCATGGCGGGGCGGATCGGGCTGATCTTTCCCTCGGGCCGACTGGCGAAACGCCGCGGCCTGACGCTGACCGAGCGTCCCTGGATGGCCAGCGCGGCGATGATCGCGCGCAAGTTCGACCTGCCGGTGATCCCGCTGCGCATCCGGGCGCGCAATTCGGGGCTGTTCTATCTGTTCGACAGGCTGCATCCGACGCTGCGTGACGTGACGCTGTTCAACGAGGTGCTGAACAAGTCCCAAGCCAGCTATCGCGTGACCATCGGCGCGCCGATCCCCGCCGCCGAGCTGCCGCGCAGCAGCGACGAGGCGATCCTGGCGCTGCGGGATCATGTGCTGTCCCTGCCCGCGCCGGGCCCCGCCGCCGGGCATCTGGGCCCCGCGCGCAGCTGGCTGCGCCGTCAGCTGGCCCCCACGCCGGTGCGCGGCTAG